From Candidatus Omnitrophota bacterium, one genomic window encodes:
- a CDS encoding MOSC domain-containing protein: MSCDQGQVVALCLSQEKHVAKSSVEKCFFKKDFGIVGDAHGGSGMRQVSLLSKASIQKMAATGLTLAHGAFAENMVVDGIDFKEILIGTRLRVGNAVVLEVVQIGKPCHSPCSIYHSAGYCVMPKEGIFAKVLESGEVRVLDFVSIS, encoded by the coding sequence GGGGCAAGTTGTTGCGTTATGCTTAAGCCAAGAGAAGCATGTTGCAAAATCTTCGGTTGAAAAATGTTTTTTCAAAAAAGATTTTGGGATTGTTGGAGACGCCCATGGTGGCTCAGGGATGCGTCAAGTTAGTCTTTTGTCAAAGGCATCAATTCAAAAGATGGCCGCGACGGGTCTTACCTTAGCTCACGGTGCCTTTGCTGAGAACATGGTTGTTGACGGCATTGATTTTAAAGAAATTTTGATTGGAACTCGTCTGCGTGTTGGAAACGCGGTCGTGCTTGAAGTTGTTCAGATTGGCAAGCCATGTCATAGCCCGTGCTCAATTTATCATTCTGCAGGATATTGCGTTATGCCAAAAGAGGGAATTTTTGCTAAAGTTTTAGAATCTGGGGAAGTTAGAGTCTTAGATTTTGTTTCGATTAGCTAA
- a CDS encoding glycine--tRNA ligase: MSQDNLMEKIVSLCKRRGFVFQSSEIYGGLSSVWDYGPLGVELKRNVKDAWWKTVVHDRDDVVGLDAGILMHPDAWKASGHIDGFSDVLVDCKSCKKRFRKDHVGDQCPECGAKDFTEGRAFNLMMKTHLGAAEDSSSLSYLRPETAQGIFVNFSNVVDTTRKRLPFGIAQIGKSFRNEITPGNFIFRTREFEQMEIEYFTNPEQADEIHQKWIEERFAWYVDLGIKKDSLRLRKHASDELAHYAKGCTDIEYEFPFGWSELEGIANRTDFDLKQHSQSSGKDLQYQDNLTNTKFFPYIIEPSGGVDRATLAFLVDAYCEEQVKDATRVVLKFSPKLAPIKVAVLPLLKKNSDIVSMAKLIKKDLSKSFTAVYDDTASIGKLYRRQDEIGTSFCLTVDVDSLSDQKVTVRDRDTMIQERIPVGSLKEYLSKKLII; this comes from the coding sequence ATGTCTCAAGATAACTTAATGGAAAAAATAGTATCTCTGTGTAAGCGCAGAGGATTTGTCTTTCAGTCTTCCGAGATTTATGGCGGGTTGAGCAGCGTTTGGGATTATGGTCCTCTGGGCGTAGAGCTTAAGCGTAATGTCAAGGATGCCTGGTGGAAGACTGTCGTGCATGATCGAGACGATGTGGTTGGTTTGGATGCAGGCATTCTAATGCATCCGGACGCTTGGAAAGCTTCGGGCCATATTGATGGGTTTTCAGATGTTTTGGTGGATTGCAAATCTTGCAAGAAACGTTTTCGCAAAGATCATGTTGGCGATCAATGCCCAGAATGTGGGGCTAAAGATTTTACAGAGGGTCGGGCATTTAATCTGATGATGAAAACGCATCTCGGAGCTGCCGAAGACAGCAGTAGTCTAAGCTATCTTCGCCCGGAAACGGCACAAGGTATTTTTGTTAATTTTTCTAATGTCGTTGATACGACGCGAAAACGTCTTCCGTTTGGAATTGCTCAAATTGGAAAATCATTTCGCAATGAAATTACTCCCGGAAATTTTATTTTTAGAACTCGGGAATTTGAACAAATGGAAATCGAATATTTCACAAATCCAGAGCAAGCGGACGAGATTCATCAAAAATGGATCGAGGAGCGCTTTGCTTGGTATGTTGATTTAGGAATCAAAAAAGATTCACTTCGTCTTAGAAAGCATGCATCAGATGAGCTAGCGCATTACGCCAAGGGATGTACGGATATCGAATATGAGTTTCCTTTTGGCTGGTCCGAGCTTGAAGGCATTGCCAATCGAACTGATTTTGATTTAAAACAACACTCCCAATCTTCAGGAAAAGACCTGCAGTACCAAGACAATCTTACCAATACAAAATTCTTCCCATATATCATTGAGCCTTCCGGAGGTGTCGATCGCGCAACACTTGCGTTTTTAGTTGATGCCTATTGCGAAGAACAAGTCAAAGATGCGACGCGTGTTGTTTTAAAGTTTAGTCCAAAATTAGCTCCGATCAAGGTTGCTGTGTTACCGCTTTTAAAGAAAAATTCAGATATTGTTTCGATGGCAAAATTGATTAAAAAAGATTTGTCAAAAAGCTTTACTGCGGTGTATGATGATACCGCTTCGATCGGGAAACTTTATAGACGGCAGGACGAAATTGGAACATCTTTTTGCTTAACAGTCGATGTGGATTCTTTGAGTGACCAAAAAGTAACGGTGCGGGACCGAGATACGATGATACAAGAGCGTATTCCTGTGGGCAGTTTGAAAGAATATTTATCAAAAAAACTTATTATTTAA